A segment of the Gossypium hirsutum isolate 1008001.06 chromosome D10, Gossypium_hirsutum_v2.1, whole genome shotgun sequence genome:
aacaaaacgataacataagtgactacaacgtaacatttcaaaagtaaatgactaaaatgtaatttgagacaaacaaaagtggctatttttatagtttaccttaaTAAGTACAACtagtttatataataaaaatgggTAAAGAAACGGAtcatgataaattttattttaaatttttaggttCTGTAtgataagttaaaaaattaaatgttaaaaaattaaaaaattaaaatattaagtattaaatttgatttataaaatttgtttggtgtactagttaaaattaaataatgaatataattatattatttgataaagtGTAACATaatcttaaaagaaaaaataaaataaaaattgataaaggATAATATatcttaaaagaaataaaataaaagagttgaaGTATTCTCTATTAAATGATAAGTTGCACTATAAGAAATTAAGGTTTTAGCagtgtttttagtggcgtttggactgAAAACGTTGCAAATATTATACATTAGTGGCACTAATGGAAAAAAGTCGccaaaggtaagcaatagcgacgtttatgagaaaaacgccgtaaagtatgattttattttaatcgaTACTATGCCGTTTTGCTCTGCTTAGTTTTATCCTCAAATCATTTCCTTGAAATcccttatttttttctcttaaaaaatttccccaaatcccttaattttttccCTAAATCAAAATCCCCAATCCCTTAGATTTTCCTCGACCGTCTGCTGCATCGCCGTCGACACTCCTTTGCGCATCGCTGTCGACACTCCTCTACTGCATCGCCATGTAAGTTTTTCTGTTTTGGGTCTagttttttgttaatttattctCATGTTTCAAATTCTAACCTACAGCAACGTAAAAAACATTTGTTCTGAATAAACAACAACCTAGAAATAGAGActcaaagaaaatatgatgaactctagctacaacttaaagcggaggcagtgGCGAGGGAAGCAAAGGCAACAAGAAAATATAACGAACTCCAAGTACaacttcagaatatgatgaaaatGTTTCAGCAGTTGCAGAACCTGCCATCTTagacttttgttttcttattgtgagaatatattaacaatataacttttgaatataatatattttgttatttcatttattaatttagatcatatgcATATTTCTTTCGTGATGATATCATTtagatttgaagtttttggttAGATTTGATGTTATaggaaattatgttaaaaattcgGGTTCTATATAAACTAAAATGGTTTGGTAAAATTTGTTAAAGTTAGTGGCGTTTTCCCACAATGATCTTTACCGACTCTTTCACTAAAAACGCAGCTAAAGATCATGTTTtgtagcggcgtttgtgggaaagcgttgctaaagatcatgttctttaacgGGGTTTTTTGTGGCACTTCTCAAAAGGCCGCGAATTATTTTAGAGGGCTATAGGGCCAAAAAAGCctctaaaaacctattttgctgtagtgTTGTTTTTTGATACATTAATATCTAGAACTACTTATGACTtctccccaacccttaaataaaaggataatgtgcttcagcgcACTCAAATCTATGTCTTCTTGCATTGATAACAATTCTAACGCCAGCTGAGTTAAAACTTAATCCGcagtttctttttttaaaatccaCTAAATTGGTTCACAATTTTGTCCCACTAGAAGACCTTGACTCGACTACACAGCAGTTACCATTTACCaaataaattaatgttttaaaggACATTAAGAAACATAAATCTTTGGCTTAAAGAAAATCAGGCCAAGAAAATCTTAAAGAAAATCAGGCTAAGAAAATCTTCCTTAGTATGTTCAACTTTTCTTTTGCAGAATACTTAAAGAAATCAAGCCAAGAAAATCTTCCTTAGTATGTTTtgctctttttatttttctcttcacaAAATATCCTTAGGTTAGTTTGTTTGAATACTCTTTCTTtatggcttcttcttcttctcgtCAAATCAAGCATCAAGTTTTCTTGAGCTTCAGAGGTGAAGACACGCGCCTTAACTTCACCAGTCATCTACTCAAAGCTTTGAAAGACATGGGAGTGAATGTCTTCTTCGATGAAGAAAAACTGGAAAAAGGAGAGCAACTTTCAAAAGCACTTTCTCAAGCTATTGCAGCCTCAAATCTCTCAATTATCGTTTTATCCGTAAACTATGCTTCTTCAAAATCATGCCTGGCTGAAGTTTCTGACATCATAGACCGCAAGAACACTCAAGGGCATATTGTTCTTCCCATCTTTTACCATGTTGATCCTTCCCATGTGCGAAATATTGGTGGGAGCTTTCAGGTATCCTTTGAAGAGCATGAATCAAAGAGGTTAGTTGATGAAGTGAAGCGATGGAAAGCTGCTTTTGCTGAAATTGGTAAATTAAAAGGTTGGCATATAGATGGTGGGAAACTTGATAGGTAGGTAACTATATTTTTTCTCTTCTTATATTTATCTTTGTATTAGATTTCATGAAATCTACACCATCCATATTATTCTTCTTGagctttttcttttaatttctttttaagatttaagaaaaaatttagtaaaattcatttaatatttttttataaatttctaaaaacTTAACTCCTAGATACTAAAACCCTATACCTTGACCCCTTAAATCATAGACCTTCAAATTCTAAACtctaaaattatatttatcttaaattaaaacaaacaaacaaactttATAACAGGAAAAAAAACCTTGTCTGTAAGTACCTTTCAAACTTACAAGCTGTCATCTTaccattttctttctttattatctGCTAGACCCGAAGCGGAATATATCAAGGATATTATTGAATATGTTACAGAAAAGTTGACAAATAGCAAATCTAAAAGTGCTTCTGAGGAACTGGTTGGATTGGACTATCAGAAAAACACGATTTTGAGGCTGATTGAGCGAAAAGACTATCGTGCAATTGGACTTTGGGGAATAGGTGGTATAACCAAAACTCCCCTTGTTGGTGATGTACATAAGGAAGTCTCTCCGAAGTCCGGAGATTGTAATGATTTTCATCAAAATGTTAGTGAGAATATAGAAAAGCAAGAGATGAGAACTTTAAGAAATGACCTTTTTTCCAAACTATTAAATGAAGAAATATGCATAGACAACCTTTTGATTGGACCTAGTTTTATCCAAGAGAAACTAAACAAGAAGGAAGGCTTCAAGAGGAAACAAGACCGAGTTTTTACTGGGTTAGTGACACTACAAGTTGGGAAATGGAATACCTCTTGTAAGTTTCTTGTCTTTGCAACTTATCTTAATATAGATTCATCATATTTGCAAAATCCAGCTTATCTAATTGCTGATTAATTTAGTGCAGTACCCATCAAACAAAATCCACATATGCTATTGTTGATGCCTTTTCAAGCCAAAGGTGATGACATCGAGGGTAACCGAAATGCTGAAAGCATCATGTTGGATGAACAAACCTTACGAAGGGACCTGCAGATTACCATCGAGGAAGAAAACTATGCTGAAGCAGCAAAAATCAAGGATGATCTTCGAGTCCTACATGAGGATAGTAAGGCTTTGGTACTGATAGCAAATTTCGCGTTTTATGATGCTTTTAGGAGAGGGGATCTAGCCATGATGCAAAACCTTTGGGTGAAAGGAGATGATGTTTGTTGTGTACACCCAGGGGGAAATGGGATATCTGGTTATGATTCCATAATGAAAAGCTGGAAAATTGTGTGGATGAACTTCGAATTTCCACTAGAGATAAAGCTGAAAAATGTTCGAGTTCATGTTAGAGGAGATTTTGGGTATGTTACGTGCATGGAATTTGTCAAGACAACAAAAGGTAGCAATTGGGGTTCGCAGTTTGTAATAAATGTGTTCGAGAGGATTAATGGTCAATGGCATATATGCATTCACCAGGCTTCTTAAGCATAGTTCCTTACTAGTATGTTTTGTAGTCTTAGTCAacttattatgtgtgaatataTATGGACTTGAAAACATTTTGGATAATCATTTAGAACACCTTGT
Coding sequences within it:
- the LOC121222592 gene encoding TMV resistance protein N-like codes for the protein MASSSSRQIKHQVFLSFRGEDTRLNFTSHLLKALKDMGVNVFFDEEKLEKGEQLSKALSQAIAASNLSIIVLSVNYASSKSCLAEVSDIIDRKNTQGHIVLPIFYHVDPSHVRNIGGSFQVSFEEHESKRLVDEVKRWKAAFAEIGKLKGWHIDGGKLDR
- the LOC107934947 gene encoding uncharacterized protein codes for the protein MRTLRNDLFSKLLNEEICIDNLLIGPSFIQEKLNKKEGFKRKQDRVFTGLVTLQVGKWNTSLPIKQNPHMLLLMPFQAKGDDIEGNRNAESIMLDEQTLRRDLQITIEEENYAEAAKIKDDLRVLHEDSKALVLIANFAFYDAFRRGDLAMMQNLWVKGDDVCCVHPGGNGISGYDSIMKSWKIVWMNFEFPLEIKLKNVRVHVRGDFGYVTCMEFVKTTKGSNWGSQFVINVFERINGQWHICIHQAS